A part of Methanothermobacter sp. genomic DNA contains:
- a CDS encoding type II CAAX endopeptidase family protein yields MRNFLDKVYTGRNEPWRYMLTVLLSFVVSNVGAGFMVGLFLVAILIISGRMDAIEGIPAFSWPALLIMVAVAFSASMFFLYVGLKFIHKRDFISALNSRGHVDWRRILRGGVAWFLIVGILDLISIIMDPSSVRFKFTPEFWWLLILSLVAFPVQASFEEIFFRGYLMQGMWMILKRPIPLMILNSLIFSILHWWNGTTLAMSLSITASTFIIGLVLALITLTDDGVELAMGVHIANNLYVSVIHSSPEAGLGNLPSLMVSPSDPYTSPVALILASALLVALLFRGRYGDVLSVLRYVDED; encoded by the coding sequence ATGAGGAATTTCCTTGACAAGGTCTACACTGGAAGAAATGAGCCATGGCGTTATATGCTGACGGTGCTCCTCAGCTTCGTGGTGTCCAATGTGGGTGCCGGTTTTATGGTGGGGTTATTTCTGGTGGCCATCCTCATAATCAGCGGTAGAATGGATGCAATTGAGGGCATCCCTGCCTTCAGCTGGCCAGCTTTACTCATCATGGTGGCAGTGGCCTTTTCTGCCTCAATGTTCTTTCTCTACGTTGGATTGAAGTTCATCCACAAACGGGATTTCATATCAGCCCTGAACTCCAGGGGTCATGTTGACTGGAGGCGGATACTGAGGGGAGGAGTGGCTTGGTTTCTTATTGTCGGGATCCTTGACCTGATCTCGATTATCATGGATCCCTCTTCAGTCAGATTTAAATTCACACCGGAATTCTGGTGGCTTCTAATCCTTTCATTAGTTGCATTTCCTGTACAGGCTTCCTTTGAGGAGATATTCTTCAGGGGATACCTCATGCAGGGGATGTGGATGATCCTTAAGAGGCCCATCCCACTGATGATCCTGAATTCACTGATATTCTCAATCCTGCACTGGTGGAATGGCACGACCCTTGCAATGAGCCTCTCAATAACAGCAAGCACATTCATCATTGGACTGGTACTTGCACTCATAACACTCACAGATGATGGTGTGGAACTCGCCATGGGGGTGCACATTGCAAACAACCTCTATGTCAGTGTTATACACAGCTCCCCGGAGGCCGGCCTTGGAAACCTTCCATCCCTGATGGTAAGTCCATCGGATCCCTACACCTCCCCAGTGGCACTGATCCTTGCATCGGCTCTTCTCGTCGCCCTACTATTCAGGGGACGCTATGGGGATGTGCTGAGTGTTCTGAGGTACGTGGATGAGGATTAA
- a CDS encoding tRNA (guanine(10)-N(2))-dimethyltransferase, producing the protein MMTINEGSVTIEVPDFSKVSSRAPVFYNPVMEFNRDVSVLAVQAFQRILDKEMCVADTFSGSGIRAIRYLVEVDGVSEAAANDINPLAVECIKHNAELNSVSPEVSREDAAIFLRGNRGRFDVIDVDPFGTPAPFMDSAVASARNRSLLAVTATDTSALCGTYIKPCLRKYSSRPLKTEYCHETGLRILAGFTAISLARYSKGASFFLSHSSQHYMRIYAHVRRGARRADETLKNIGYMLHCFSCLHHENVRGLPEDLKCPVCGGKMDAAGPLWLGELHDEKFIGSMIAETKNKALNKSEDVLKLLKTCIGEVGMPPGFYDVHEVCSKLGVSAPPLMDVMGGLEGAGFRVSRTHIRPTGIKTDAGIREIEKIIMDLHGSRS; encoded by the coding sequence ATGATGACAATAAATGAGGGTTCAGTAACAATTGAGGTTCCGGATTTCAGCAAGGTATCATCCAGGGCCCCTGTCTTCTATAACCCTGTGATGGAGTTCAATAGGGATGTGTCGGTGCTTGCAGTTCAGGCCTTTCAGCGAATACTTGATAAGGAGATGTGTGTTGCTGATACATTCTCAGGGAGCGGTATAAGGGCCATAAGGTACCTGGTGGAGGTTGATGGCGTATCTGAAGCCGCTGCAAATGATATAAACCCCCTTGCAGTTGAATGTATAAAGCATAACGCAGAGCTGAATTCTGTATCCCCAGAGGTCAGCAGGGAGGACGCTGCTATCTTTCTCAGAGGAAACCGTGGACGCTTTGATGTTATTGATGTGGACCCCTTCGGGACGCCGGCACCATTCATGGACTCTGCAGTGGCATCCGCCAGGAACAGGTCCCTCCTTGCTGTTACCGCCACAGACACCTCTGCTCTCTGCGGAACCTATATAAAACCCTGCCTCAGGAAGTACTCATCGAGGCCCCTCAAAACAGAGTACTGTCATGAGACGGGGCTGAGGATACTTGCAGGTTTCACTGCAATAAGCCTTGCCAGGTACAGTAAGGGCGCATCATTCTTTCTATCACACAGCAGCCAGCACTACATGAGGATCTATGCCCATGTAAGGAGGGGGGCCAGGAGGGCCGATGAAACCCTCAAAAACATTGGCTACATGCTCCACTGCTTCAGCTGCCTTCACCATGAAAATGTGAGGGGTTTGCCCGAAGACCTAAAGTGCCCGGTCTGCGGGGGTAAAATGGATGCTGCCGGACCCCTCTGGCTCGGGGAACTGCATGATGAAAAATTCATCGGATCCATGATAGCTGAAACTAAAAATAAAGCCCTCAATAAATCAGAGGATGTCCTGAAACTGCTCAAGACCTGTATTGGAGAGGTGGGAATGCCTCCTGGATTCTATGACGTCCATGAGGTCTGCAGCAAGCTAGGGGTGAGCGCCCCCCCACTCATGGATGTTATGGGTGGTCTTGAGGGGGCAGGATTCAGGGTTTCAAGGACCCATATAAGGCCAACCGGGATAAAAACAGATGCAGGGATCAGGGAGATTGAGAAGATCATAATGGACCTCCACGGTTCCCGTTCGTAG
- a CDS encoding DUF4013 domain-containing protein, whose amino-acid sequence MDIGEIVNDAIRYPSSDWQKVIILGVLLIASVLIIPILLFVGYGFRALKASIAGFDELPEFDEWGEMFVDGLKVFVVQIVYMIVPLIIVGGLGSLAMVSPDTGMITNPTAFTALFGGTVIIAVVLAIILGLIDTIAIAHMAYNDSDLGAAFRFGEILDVISQIGWIDYIIWYIVVVLIGAVIAFIAILLNSIPIIGTLIAVLIIFPYLLLFFNRALALRYAYE is encoded by the coding sequence TTGGATATAGGTGAAATTGTAAACGACGCCATAAGGTATCCCTCCAGTGACTGGCAGAAGGTCATAATACTCGGTGTCCTCCTAATAGCCAGTGTTCTGATTATACCTATCCTCCTCTTTGTGGGATACGGCTTCAGGGCCCTCAAGGCATCGATAGCGGGTTTTGATGAGCTTCCTGAATTCGATGAATGGGGTGAAATGTTCGTTGATGGATTAAAGGTCTTCGTTGTCCAAATTGTATACATGATAGTTCCACTGATAATTGTAGGTGGTCTCGGATCTCTGGCAATGGTTTCACCAGATACTGGTATGATCACCAATCCAACAGCCTTCACAGCTCTCTTTGGAGGTACTGTGATAATCGCTGTGGTACTTGCAATAATCCTTGGGCTCATAGACACCATCGCAATAGCACACATGGCCTACAATGACAGTGACCTTGGAGCAGCATTCAGGTTCGGTGAAATACTGGATGTGATCTCTCAGATCGGATGGATCGACTACATCATCTGGTACATCGTTGTCGTCCTCATAGGAGCTGTTATTGCCTTCATTGCCATTCTCCTCAATTCAATACCCATCATCGGTACCCTAATAGCAGTGCTCATAATATTTCCTTACCTCTTGCTCTTCTTTAACAGGGCCCTTGCACTCAGGTACGCCTACGAATAA
- a CDS encoding Lrp/AsnC family transcriptional regulator, with product MIPMDDDLVKIDDIDRKIIDLLNEDGRMSYRNISRILDVSVGTVHNRVEKLVKKGVIKKFVPVIDHSKLGYKLTAIIGVKVKGGVLRNWETRTAYHKNVLAVYDVTGEFDAILIGKFKDTGELDSFIKGLLSEGDVQRTYTQTVLNIVKEDMTSTKMIGD from the coding sequence GTGATTCCAATGGATGATGATCTAGTCAAAATCGATGATATTGACAGGAAAATAATAGACCTCCTAAATGAGGACGGACGCATGTCCTACAGGAACATCTCAAGGATACTCGATGTCTCGGTGGGTACTGTGCACAACCGTGTTGAGAAGCTGGTCAAGAAGGGTGTTATAAAGAAATTCGTGCCGGTGATAGACCACTCCAAACTTGGATACAAACTCACAGCCATAATAGGTGTTAAGGTCAAAGGTGGAGTTCTGAGGAACTGGGAGACACGGACAGCCTACCACAAAAACGTCCTTGCAGTCTACGACGTCACAGGAGAATTCGATGCCATACTCATAGGAAAATTCAAGGACACCGGAGAGCTGGATAGCTTCATCAAGGGTCTGCTGAGTGAGGGTGACGTTCAGAGGACCTACACCCAGACAGTCCTCAATATAGTTAAGGAGGACATGACCTCCACCAAGATGATAGGCGATTAA
- a CDS encoding histone deacetylase, whose protein sequence is MAIIHSSTYDLHNNEGHVENKGRTRAIIDALKSSGLQLKFMEPRMAGVHDILMVHSSVHVEYLEVFSGRGGGWLDYDTYMTPESFSVARLAAGGAMVAAEEALKNGWGYSVARPPGHHATYDRSMGFCIFNNIAIAIEHSRRNLGISRAAVIDFDVHHGNGTSSIFYTNPEVMYVSVHQDPRTLFPGTGFIGEMGEGDGEGFNLNIPMPRGSGNRDYIWILSEVLPQVLSEFRADMLFVSAGFDAHRLDPLADMRVDEEFFSWMGWFIHETGLPCAVVLEGGYDLQALGNSNVSFIRGLKGSGVKVEYEGSTAVAEIFNEISDVFSPFFNF, encoded by the coding sequence ATGGCAATTATACACTCCAGCACCTATGACCTCCACAATAATGAGGGCCATGTTGAGAACAAGGGGAGGACACGTGCAATCATTGACGCCCTGAAGTCCTCGGGGCTTCAGCTGAAGTTCATGGAACCAAGAATGGCAGGTGTCCATGATATCCTAATGGTCCACAGCAGCGTCCATGTGGAGTACCTGGAGGTGTTCTCAGGGAGGGGTGGTGGATGGCTGGACTATGACACCTACATGACACCTGAAAGCTTCAGTGTGGCGAGGCTCGCCGCAGGTGGCGCCATGGTCGCGGCTGAGGAGGCATTGAAAAACGGATGGGGATACTCCGTTGCAAGACCCCCAGGTCACCATGCCACCTATGACAGGTCCATGGGTTTCTGCATATTCAACAACATCGCCATAGCCATTGAGCACAGCCGCAGGAACCTCGGGATTTCAAGGGCGGCTGTGATTGACTTTGACGTTCACCACGGGAACGGAACATCCAGCATATTCTACACCAACCCGGAAGTCATGTATGTCTCGGTGCACCAGGACCCCAGGACACTCTTCCCCGGGACAGGATTCATTGGTGAGATGGGGGAGGGTGATGGTGAGGGCTTCAACCTCAACATCCCTATGCCCCGGGGTTCAGGGAACAGGGATTATATCTGGATACTCTCTGAGGTGCTCCCACAGGTACTCAGTGAATTCAGGGCGGATATGTTATTCGTATCTGCAGGGTTCGATGCCCACAGGCTGGATCCACTGGCAGATATGAGGGTGGATGAGGAGTTCTTCTCATGGATGGGATGGTTCATCCATGAGACAGGGCTGCCCTGTGCGGTGGTGCTTGAAGGGGGCTATGACCTCCAGGCCCTTGGAAACTCGAATGTCTCATTCATCCGGGGCCTTAAGGGTTCCGGTGTTAAGGTGGAATATGAGGGGTCAACGGCTGTGGCTGAAATCTTCAATGAGATTAGCGATGTGTTTTCACCATTCTTCAATTTCTGA
- a CDS encoding DUF2100 domain-containing protein: MEKIRLEQAEELIRKSCTNIRRESRFRDPQDGVIDTRKFQEALMELIEAEDHIYASLPSHELIGEDAYDFCRRLMAAREAIDGMLADFGVIEQEEPSERIKEASKGKLIIVNNSSLKKILVKAGVEPGNILVAGAPLSVDDMKKINPRIPDAALKGIEKKIEHLKNDIERKLEDLDDILIIGEPDKSTRLLASRAEELYGARARLDNNIKDLTPEEILKLLS; encoded by the coding sequence ATGGAAAAAATCAGACTTGAACAGGCAGAGGAGCTTATAAGAAAATCATGCACGAATATCAGGAGGGAATCCAGGTTCAGGGACCCCCAGGATGGTGTCATAGACACCAGAAAATTTCAGGAGGCCCTGATGGAACTCATTGAAGCCGAGGACCATATATACGCCAGCCTTCCATCACATGAGCTCATCGGGGAAGATGCATACGATTTCTGCAGGAGACTCATGGCCGCCAGGGAGGCCATTGACGGCATGCTTGCAGATTTCGGTGTCATTGAACAGGAGGAACCATCTGAAAGGATAAAGGAAGCTTCTAAGGGGAAATTGATCATTGTGAACAACTCTTCACTCAAAAAGATCCTTGTTAAGGCTGGCGTTGAGCCGGGAAATATCCTGGTTGCAGGTGCACCCCTCTCAGTGGATGATATGAAGAAGATAAACCCCAGGATCCCTGATGCTGCCCTTAAGGGTATAGAGAAGAAGATAGAGCACCTTAAGAATGACATTGAAAGGAAGCTTGAAGACCTTGATGACATCCTCATTATTGGGGAGCCCGATAAAAGCACAAGACTACTTGCATCAAGGGCAGAGGAACTGTATGGTGCCCGTGCAAGGCTAGATAATAATATTAAGGACCTCACGCCTGAGGAGATACTGAAACTCCTCTCCTAG
- the mptA gene encoding GTP cyclohydrolase MptA, producing MGLVCFPDTQDKIPSIPVHLTRVGVTGVKKLLKIERDGRRPIILLPTFDAFVDLPSRQRGIHMSRNPEAISDVLEEVVENSALELESLCAEIVNELLKKHRYARRAEVSMKSDFMFMKKSPVTAKKSQEMTKIMADAIGYRDDDGIVIRKMIGAEVVGMTVCPCAQESVKETSRQKLLEFLDPETVEKVLDCVSFASHNQRGRGMIMIEVPEDQTIRAENLINIIESSMSSPVYELLKRPDENAVVVSAHENPMFVEDCVRNMVHRIVSEYPHLPDDTIVTVRQINEESIHRHNAFAEKVATMGELRYEIEELNGSEE from the coding sequence TTGGGTTTGGTTTGTTTTCCAGATACACAGGACAAGATTCCAAGCATCCCCGTTCACCTTACAAGGGTGGGTGTTACAGGTGTTAAGAAGCTTCTGAAGATAGAAAGGGATGGTAGAAGGCCCATAATACTTCTTCCAACATTCGATGCATTTGTGGACCTCCCGAGCAGGCAGAGGGGGATCCACATGTCAAGGAACCCCGAGGCCATAAGTGACGTCCTCGAGGAGGTTGTTGAAAACAGTGCCCTTGAACTGGAATCCCTCTGCGCAGAGATAGTCAATGAACTCCTCAAAAAGCACAGGTACGCCCGCAGAGCCGAGGTGAGCATGAAGAGCGACTTCATGTTCATGAAGAAATCCCCTGTCACCGCTAAGAAGAGCCAGGAGATGACAAAGATCATGGCAGACGCCATCGGCTACAGGGACGATGACGGTATAGTAATACGCAAGATGATAGGGGCAGAGGTGGTGGGGATGACCGTGTGCCCCTGTGCACAGGAATCGGTTAAGGAAACATCCCGTCAGAAGCTCCTGGAATTCCTTGACCCTGAAACAGTTGAAAAGGTTCTTGACTGTGTATCATTCGCCTCCCACAATCAGAGAGGACGTGGGATGATAATGATAGAGGTTCCCGAGGACCAGACTATAAGGGCCGAGAACCTCATAAACATCATAGAGAGCTCCATGAGTTCACCTGTCTATGAACTCCTCAAGAGGCCCGATGAAAATGCCGTTGTTGTGAGTGCCCATGAGAACCCCATGTTCGTTGAGGACTGCGTCCGTAACATGGTGCACAGGATAGTCAGCGAGTACCCACACCTCCCCGACGACACAATAGTCACCGTAAGGCAGATAAACGAGGAGAGCATACACAGACACAACGCCTTCGCTGAAAAGGTTGCGACAATGGGGGAACTTAGATACGAGATAGAGGAACTTAACGGATCAGAGGAGTGA
- a CDS encoding DUF2120 domain-containing protein — MKLHRIAGEIMGYFEAFEGSRPALDSKEILIVRGMSRKRMDTEEMGRELDGLIEKLGAEELELISEEGTALIGVMDEQIRSCVEVGTETDIGGIHRLKEALEDMNFSVDYRLCMTEDIGLFVVLYRDRSGVGPCFVEVVVSDISD, encoded by the coding sequence ATGAAACTGCACAGGATAGCCGGGGAGATCATGGGTTACTTTGAAGCCTTTGAGGGCTCAAGACCAGCCCTTGACTCAAAGGAGATACTAATCGTTAGGGGAATGTCAAGAAAGAGGATGGACACTGAGGAGATGGGCAGGGAACTTGATGGCCTTATAGAGAAACTGGGTGCAGAGGAACTGGAGCTAATATCCGAGGAGGGCACGGCCCTCATTGGTGTGATGGATGAGCAGATAAGGTCCTGCGTTGAGGTCGGGACAGAAACCGATATCGGGGGTATCCACAGACTAAAGGAGGCCCTTGAGGATATGAACTTCAGCGTGGATTATAGGCTCTGCATGACAGAGGACATCGGCCTCTTTGTTGTTCTCTACAGGGACCGGAGTGGGGTGGGACCCTGCTTTGTTGAGGTTGTTGTCTCTGACATTTCAGATTGA
- the cofG gene encoding 7,8-didemethyl-8-hydroxy-5-deazariboflavin synthase subunit CofG, with protein MVLGKEEILKLLLVDGPELLDLMKRVCEPGEVTYSRNVFIPLTRACRNRCGYCTFRSDSPDPPIIPPGDVLREVRRARDMGCTEALFTFGENAHEVPEVMEKLEELGFSDMVDYAHHLCSATLDHGLLPHTNMGVLGYRDLRRLREVNASMGLMLESASPRLMEEEAHRESPGKDPALRIKMIEDAGRLKIPFTTGILVGIGETVEERAESLLELRRIQDRYGHLQEIIIQNFRAKPGIPMENHPEPSLIEMVRMVAVAKLLFPDVSIQVPPNLNRETGEVFLLAGADDWGGVSPLSRDYVNPEAPWPEIDELRRLTESAGFTLKERLPVYRKFINHDFLSPKVIGTIERLYPEFLV; from the coding sequence ATGGTTCTTGGAAAGGAAGAAATCCTGAAACTTCTCCTTGTTGATGGCCCTGAACTACTGGACCTCATGAAGCGTGTCTGCGAGCCAGGCGAGGTGACTTACTCAAGGAATGTCTTTATACCCCTCACAAGGGCCTGCCGCAACCGCTGCGGCTACTGCACCTTCAGGTCAGACTCCCCCGACCCACCCATTATTCCCCCGGGGGACGTCCTAAGGGAGGTCAGAAGGGCCAGGGATATGGGGTGCACAGAGGCCCTCTTCACCTTCGGTGAGAATGCACATGAGGTCCCCGAGGTGATGGAGAAACTCGAAGAACTCGGATTCAGTGATATGGTTGACTATGCCCATCACCTCTGCAGCGCCACACTGGATCATGGTCTTCTGCCACACACAAATATGGGTGTGCTTGGCTACAGGGATCTCAGGAGGCTCAGGGAGGTGAACGCCTCCATGGGCCTCATGCTTGAGTCTGCAAGTCCCCGGCTGATGGAAGAAGAGGCGCACCGTGAAAGCCCCGGTAAGGATCCTGCCTTAAGGATAAAGATGATAGAAGACGCTGGGCGCCTTAAAATACCGTTCACCACAGGGATACTCGTGGGTATAGGTGAGACAGTGGAGGAGCGGGCTGAATCACTCCTTGAACTCAGACGTATACAGGACAGGTACGGTCACCTGCAGGAGATAATAATCCAGAACTTCCGGGCAAAACCCGGGATACCCATGGAGAACCACCCAGAGCCCTCACTCATTGAAATGGTGAGGATGGTTGCGGTGGCCAAGCTCCTCTTTCCCGATGTGAGCATACAGGTGCCCCCAAACCTTAACAGGGAAACAGGTGAGGTCTTCCTACTTGCAGGTGCAGATGACTGGGGTGGTGTTTCACCGCTGAGCAGGGACTACGTGAACCCGGAGGCCCCCTGGCCAGAGATAGATGAACTTCGAAGGCTCACAGAGTCTGCTGGCTTCACGTTAAAGGAGAGGTTACCGGTTTACAGGAAGTTCATCAACCATGATTTCTTAAGTCCAAAGGTCATTGGGACAATAGAAAGGCTTTACCCTGAATTCCTTGTATGA
- a CDS encoding DUF429 domain-containing protein, whose protein sequence is MSVAGVDLAASHEKETGVAIIDGGKVNVFSVFSSDDIIHSVKSADAVAVDAPLSLPRGRCCLRSDCSCSRHGHFRRADLEIRRYGSVLPLTWRGMRELTMRGIRIREALESHGVEVIETHPRTAERMMKNAGLQLELCDTSTMSIHQRDALTAALVALLYTAGNFTELGDPSEGTIILP, encoded by the coding sequence GTGTCTGTTGCAGGCGTTGATCTGGCCGCATCTCATGAAAAAGAGACAGGCGTGGCCATAATAGATGGTGGAAAGGTGAATGTGTTCAGTGTCTTTTCATCTGATGATATAATCCATTCAGTGAAATCTGCAGATGCAGTGGCGGTTGACGCGCCACTCTCACTTCCCAGAGGGCGCTGCTGCCTCAGGAGTGACTGCAGCTGCAGCAGGCATGGCCACTTCAGAAGGGCAGACCTTGAGATCAGAAGGTATGGCAGTGTTCTACCATTGACCTGGAGGGGGATGAGGGAGCTCACCATGAGGGGTATCAGGATAAGGGAGGCACTTGAATCCCATGGTGTGGAGGTTATTGAGACACACCCAAGGACAGCGGAGAGGATGATGAAAAATGCAGGGCTGCAACTGGAACTCTGTGATACCTCCACCATGAGCATACACCAGAGGGACGCCCTCACAGCTGCACTGGTCGCCCTCCTATATACAGCGGGAAACTTCACTGAATTGGGGGATCCCTCCGAGGGAACCATAATACTTCCGTAG
- a CDS encoding class I SAM-dependent methyltransferase family protein: protein MKWVRIGDIVVLNRDVEDPQRFLEMPGVRGVLLVEEIHGPLRKPRVRVLAGECTETIHRENGCLFRIDLSRVMWSRGNINERARIPGVVEDGETVVDMFAGIGYFSIPVAVHSNPGRVHSIEINPDSFEFLKSNIKLNRVEGVVEPHLGDCRSIAPELDADRVIMGYVGTTHHFLEAALECVNEGGVIHYHETVPESIMFSRPLKRIERAAHPRRVSVLDRHIIKKYSPGVWHVVLDVRVH, encoded by the coding sequence ATGAAATGGGTGAGGATAGGGGACATCGTAGTTCTAAACAGGGATGTTGAGGACCCTCAGAGATTCCTTGAAATGCCTGGTGTGAGGGGTGTTCTCCTTGTTGAGGAGATACATGGACCCCTGAGGAAGCCCAGGGTCAGGGTCCTTGCAGGTGAATGCACCGAGACAATCCACAGGGAAAACGGCTGCCTTTTCAGGATAGACCTTTCCAGGGTAATGTGGTCAAGGGGCAACATAAATGAGAGGGCCAGAATACCCGGAGTTGTTGAGGACGGTGAAACCGTTGTTGACATGTTTGCGGGTATAGGCTACTTTTCGATACCGGTGGCGGTCCATTCAAACCCAGGGAGGGTCCACTCCATAGAGATAAACCCTGACTCATTTGAATTCCTCAAATCCAATATAAAACTCAACAGGGTTGAGGGGGTCGTGGAACCACACCTTGGGGACTGCCGTTCCATCGCCCCTGAACTGGACGCTGACAGGGTTATAATGGGTTATGTTGGAACCACCCACCACTTCCTTGAAGCTGCGCTGGAATGCGTCAATGAGGGGGGCGTTATACACTACCATGAAACTGTCCCTGAGAGTATAATGTTCTCAAGGCCCCTCAAGAGGATTGAAAGGGCGGCACACCCGAGGAGGGTGTCTGTTCTTGACAGGCATATTATAAAGAAGTACTCGCCGGGTGTCTGGCATGTTGTCCTGGATGTAAGGGTTCACTGA
- a CDS encoding formate--phosphoribosylaminoimidazolecarboxamide ligase, which translates to MSKVNRDEILSILDGYSREDITVATLGSHTSLHILNGAKQEGFRTAVVCEKGREVPYQRFRVADEFIIVDKFSDIVNDDVQDKLRSMNSIIVPHGSFVAYAGLDHIENDFYVPMFGNRDILRWESERDLERKLMKEAGIRIPLKYTDPEEIDRPVMVKFPGARGGRGYFVASSTEEFNDKIDSMIERGWITEDDVADAHIEEYVSGTNFCIHYFYSIMNDEVELMGMDSRFESNIDGLVRIPARDQLEINLDPSYVITGNHPVAMRESLLPQAFEMGDRMVEAASKIVPPGMNGPFCLQTMCTDNLEIVTFEMSARTDGGTNTFMHGSTYSYLLHGEGMSMGRRVAREIKVASETDRLPEIIT; encoded by the coding sequence ATGAGTAAGGTAAACCGTGATGAGATACTCAGCATCCTTGATGGATACAGCAGGGAAGACATAACAGTTGCAACCCTTGGCAGCCACACATCACTTCACATACTCAACGGTGCAAAACAGGAGGGCTTCAGAACCGCTGTGGTATGTGAAAAGGGCCGGGAGGTACCATATCAGCGGTTCAGGGTTGCAGATGAATTCATAATTGTTGATAAGTTCAGTGACATTGTAAATGATGATGTTCAGGATAAATTAAGGTCCATGAACAGCATAATAGTTCCCCACGGATCATTTGTGGCCTACGCAGGCCTTGACCATATCGAAAACGACTTCTATGTCCCCATGTTCGGTAACAGGGACATACTGAGATGGGAATCCGAGCGCGACCTTGAAAGGAAACTCATGAAGGAGGCTGGTATAAGGATACCCCTCAAGTACACTGACCCTGAAGAGATAGACAGGCCAGTGATGGTCAAGTTCCCAGGGGCCAGGGGTGGCCGGGGATACTTTGTGGCGTCCAGTACAGAGGAATTCAACGATAAAATCGATTCAATGATTGAGAGGGGCTGGATAACCGAGGATGATGTTGCTGATGCCCACATTGAGGAGTATGTATCAGGTACGAACTTCTGTATCCACTACTTCTACTCAATCATGAACGATGAAGTGGAACTCATGGGTATGGACAGCCGCTTCGAGTCAAACATCGACGGCCTTGTGAGGATCCCTGCAAGGGACCAGCTTGAGATAAACCTGGACCCATCATACGTTATAACAGGTAACCACCCCGTTGCAATGAGGGAATCACTGCTTCCGCAGGCATTTGAGATGGGCGACCGTATGGTTGAAGCTGCCAGTAAGATCGTGCCCCCCGGTATGAACGGCCCATTCTGCCTTCAGACCATGTGCACAGATAACCTGGAAATCGTTACCTTCGAGATGAGTGCCCGTACAGATGGGGGAACAAATACCTTCATGCATGGATCCACCTACAGTTACCTCCTCCATGGGGAGGGGATGAGCATGGGGCGACGTGTTGCAAGGGAGATAAAGGTGGCCTCAGAGACAGACCGCCTGCCTGAAATCATAACATAG
- the psmB gene encoding archaeal proteasome endopeptidase complex subunit beta → MKDEKTLKGTTTVGITCKDGVVFATERRASMGNLIAHKATDKIFKIDEHIAATIAGSVADAQSLMKYLKAEAALYRMRNSERISIEAAAALAANILHSSRFYPFIVQTLLGGVDETGAKIYSLDPSGGMIPDKFVSTGSGSPVAYGVLEDRYTDELYVDEAVDIAIRAIKSAMERDTYSGNGILVATVTEDEGFRMLSPEEIQKRLEDLN, encoded by the coding sequence ATGAAAGATGAAAAAACGCTGAAAGGCACCACAACTGTCGGCATAACATGTAAAGATGGAGTTGTTTTTGCCACAGAGAGAAGGGCCAGCATGGGCAACCTCATAGCCCACAAGGCCACAGACAAGATCTTTAAAATAGATGAACACATAGCAGCCACAATAGCGGGCTCAGTTGCAGATGCGCAGAGCCTCATGAAGTACCTCAAGGCAGAGGCCGCCCTTTACCGAATGAGGAACTCAGAAAGGATAAGCATAGAAGCTGCAGCTGCACTTGCAGCCAACATACTTCACTCATCACGTTTCTACCCATTCATTGTCCAGACACTCCTCGGTGGTGTCGATGAAACAGGTGCAAAGATATACTCCCTTGACCCATCAGGGGGGATGATACCTGACAAGTTTGTATCAACAGGTTCAGGTTCACCTGTGGCCTATGGTGTGCTTGAGGACAGGTACACCGATGAACTCTATGTTGATGAGGCGGTTGACATCGCCATAAGGGCCATAAAGTCCGCCATGGAGAGGGACACGTATTCAGGCAACGGCATCCTTGTGGCGACTGTCACAGAGGATGAAGGCTTCAGGATGCTCAGTCCAGAGGAAATCCAGAAAAGGCTTGAAGACCTTAACTGA